The Actinomycetota bacterium region CGCCGCACGGATCGCGCTGCTCGGCGCTCACGTCGGTGCCGACGGACTGATGGTGCGCAACCCGCTGCGGACACGGCACCTGTCGTGGGAGTCGGTCGCCGGGGTCAGGTGGCAGTGCCTGAAGGCCGGGGCGCTCGATCACCTCCTGCCACCCAACTGTCGCCTGCTCGTCGAGATCCGAGGGGGCAATCGACTGGCGGTGCACGCGACGGTCTACCTGACCGGTGAGCAGCGCGATGCGGTCGAGCGCCTGGTCCGGCGACTCGCCCCGACGACGGTGCGCGCGTTCACGCGTCAGTCCTCGGCGGAGGCGGAGCCTGGCGGTTCGCCCTCGTAGGCAGCGGCGTAGGCCTCCCAGAGCGGCCCGGCGAGCAGTTCGATCTGCCACGGTCGCAGTCCGGCTGCGGCACCGAGCGCGGTCGCATCCCGGGGTCGCGCGGACACCGCGACCTTGAGCTGCCGGCTCGGGCAGAGCACGCCGGCGTCGATCCCGATCTCCTTGGCGGCACGGGATCGGACGCGCCGCATCGCGTCGTAGGCCTCGCGATCGCGATCGTCCCACCGCGGCTGGTTCGGGTCACGTTCGTGCGGCGGCGCCTCGACTCCTCGGATGGCGGCGGCGGTGAGTCGCTCGGCGTAGGGACGGACGTGCCGTCGGCGCCGACCCTCGGTGCGGGTGAGGAGGTCCTGTGCGGTAGCGGGCGGATCGTGTGCGAGGCGGACGAGCGTGTCGTCGTGGACGATGCGCTGCGGGGCGACGTCGTCCTCCTTGGCGATCGACTCGCGCTCGGTCCACAGCTCGGCGAGCACCGCGCGGCCACGCGCTGACAGTCGCCCCGCCCCGCGCGTGCGTTCCCAGTGCCGGCTGTCCTCGGTCGCCGCGACGATGGTCGCTGCCAGCTCCTGCTCGTACCAGGCGGTGCGATCCTGGTCCTCGAGATCGGCACGTAGCCGGGCCCACAGCACGGGGAGGTGCACCACATCACCTGCGGCGTAGGCGGCCATGTCCTCGCTGAGTGGGCGTTCCTCCCAGTCCGCGCGCTGGAAGCGCTCCTTGTCGGCGGTGAGCTCGACCTCGAGGACCTCCGCGAGCAGCGGTGACAGTCCGGTCGGCCGTCCCAACACGGCCGCCGCGATGGCGGTGTCGTGCAGGCGGGACGGTCGGACACCGACCACCTCGAGCGGGATGAGGTCGTTCTCGAGCGCGTGGAGCACGACGTCACGGTCGGCGAGGAAACGGTTGAGCTCGTGGCAGTCGCTGATCGCGACCGTGTCGACCAGCACGCAGTGACCGCCCACACCGACCTGGATGAGGGCCGGGGTGCGGTAGTAGCGATGCGAGTCGGCACGTTCGACGTCCACGCCGACCACGGGCGCGTCGACCTGGTGCAAGGCGGCCGCGAGCGCTCCCGGGTTGTCGACGAGATCGATGGTCGGTGGCATCCCCGCGAGGCTACTGGTGAGCTGAGGCAGCGGTACGGTGGCCGCCCTCTCGACGAGAGGTGTTGTGACGACACCGGGCCTGCTGTGCGTCCATCCACACCCCGACGACGAGTCCATCGCCGTCGGCGGCTCGATCGCGCGCTACCTCGACGAGGGACTGAGGGTCAAGGTCGTGACCTGCACCCGCGGTGAGGCGGGTGACAACCTCGCGGGCATCGAACTCGACGGCGAGGACATGGTCACCGTTCGGGAACGGGAACTGGCTGCGGCACTGGACGAGCTCGGTGGTCCGCAGCACGAGTACCTGGGGTACCGCGACAGCGGCATGGCCGGCACGCCCAGGAACCATCATCCCGACGCCTTCGCGGTTGCGGCGCTGGAGGAGGCGGCAGGTCGCCTCGCGAGCATCATCCGCCGGTTCCGTCCAGCCGTCGTGGTGAGCGATAACGCCGAGGGCACCTACGGTCATCCCGACCACGTCAAGGCGAACCGTGTCACGGTCCGCGCGGTCGAGCTCGCGGCCGATCCGTCCTGGAACGGCGACGACACCTGGGAGGTGGCGAAGCGCTACGTCGTCGCGTTCCCGCGCGGCGTTGCCCTCGACGTCCACCGCGCGCTCCTGGAGCAGGGCCTCGCCTCCCCGTTCGCCGACGATCGTGTGGAGACGCCCGAGGATCTGCCGTTCGGGACGCCCGACGAGGAGGTCACGACCGTCGTCGACGTCGGAGCCTGGCTGGGGCGCAAGCGAGCAGCCCTCCGGGCACACCGCTCACAGGTCGGTCCGGACAGCTTCTTCCTCAACGTGCCCGACGACGTCGCTGCTCGGTTCTTCGGTCTCGAGGCGTTCACCTGGGGGTCGGGACGCATCCGCTCCGTTCACGGCGAGCACGACCTGTTCCAAGGGGTGCGGTGACGTGGCTCAGCCGGTGATCGTCGACGGCCACGGGCTGCGGGCCGTGATGGCGCGGTTCCCGACCGGGGTCACGGTGATGACGACGGTCGTCGACGGCGTCCCGCACGGGATGACCGCCAACGCCATCACGTCGGTGTCGCTGGAACCGCCCCTGGTCCTCGTCTGCGTCGGTCGAGACGCGGCGATGGCGGACCTCGTGCGGCAGGCAGGCAGCTACGCCCTGTCGTTGCTCGGGCGGGAGCAGC contains the following coding sequences:
- a CDS encoding PH domain-containing protein translates to MSPPREARPVRLARSGVALGLMLAGTVLFLMPVAMAVVAAFTTQRVVVWTVGAAVMVSVAARIALLGAHVGADGLMVRNPLRTRHLSWESVAGVRWQCLKAGALDHLLPPNCRLLVEIRGGNRLAVHATVYLTGEQRDAVERLVRRLAPTTVRAFTRQSSAEAEPGGSPS
- a CDS encoding HRDC domain-containing protein, which encodes MPPTIDLVDNPGALAAALHQVDAPVVGVDVERADSHRYYRTPALIQVGVGGHCVLVDTVAISDCHELNRFLADRDVVLHALENDLIPLEVVGVRPSRLHDTAIAAAVLGRPTGLSPLLAEVLEVELTADKERFQRADWEERPLSEDMAAYAAGDVVHLPVLWARLRADLEDQDRTAWYEQELAATIVAATEDSRHWERTRGAGRLSARGRAVLAELWTERESIAKEDDVAPQRIVHDDTLVRLAHDPPATAQDLLTRTEGRRRRHVRPYAERLTAAAIRGVEAPPHERDPNQPRWDDRDREAYDAMRRVRSRAAKEIGIDAGVLCPSRQLKVAVSARPRDATALGAAAGLRPWQIELLAGPLWEAYAAAYEGEPPGSASAED
- a CDS encoding PIG-L family deacetylase, with the translated sequence MTTPGLLCVHPHPDDESIAVGGSIARYLDEGLRVKVVTCTRGEAGDNLAGIELDGEDMVTVRERELAAALDELGGPQHEYLGYRDSGMAGTPRNHHPDAFAVAALEEAAGRLASIIRRFRPAVVVSDNAEGTYGHPDHVKANRVTVRAVELAADPSWNGDDTWEVAKRYVVAFPRGVALDVHRALLEQGLASPFADDRVETPEDLPFGTPDEEVTTVVDVGAWLGRKRAALRAHRSQVGPDSFFLNVPDDVAARFFGLEAFTWGSGRIRSVHGEHDLFQGVR